ATCATTGTGGATTATTACTTTTTTATCTCTCTAACTAACGACGGTTGGTGATTTGAACATTTATTTTGAAAGGTACAGATATCAATCGTTGCTTGTTATGCTCAACCTGTTTGTTTACGAGGTTTTGCCATTTTTCAGTTTTAGAGGTTAGCTTTACCACTGCAATTAAAAAGGATATAAACATTGTTTGCATCCTTTAGGTTGTACTTACCGCAAACAATGCTTACGGAGGGTGAGTTTAACACAAGTGGTAGATATTCCGTTTTTAAGCTGCAAATAACATAGCGGATATAAAAGCGTAAAACAGTGTTAACTAGTGGATTCTTGATTGATTTATAAATTTTAAGCATTTCTCAGGCATAAAGGATTAATTTTATTGATGATACATTAATTGCTATAATGAAGTCAGGATTATAAAATTATTTATTCTATATGGAGGTATAAATATGAAAAAGGTTCTATTATTATTGGCAAACGGATTTGAGGCATATGAAGCAAGTGTCTTTTCAGATGTATTAGGCTGGAATAAACTCGAAGGAGATGGCACCACTTTAGTGGTAACTGCAGGTATGAGACAGAAACTTAAATGTACATGGAATTTTACAGTCATCCCTGAAATACAGGTTTCAGAAATAAATGTCAATGATTATGATGCACTTGCAATCCCAGGAGGATTTGAAGAAGCAGGATTTTATGAAGATGCCTTCAGTGAAGAGTTTTTAAATATAATAAGACAGTTTAACAGTACCGGAAGGATAATAGCATCCATATGTGTAGGAGCTCTGCCTATAGGTAAGAGCGGAATTTTAAAAGGTAGAAATGGGACTACATATAATCTGAATGGAAGCAGAAGGCAAAGGCAATTATCTGAATTCGGGGTTAATATTGTGAATGAAAGTATAGTGATAGATAATAATGTTATAACCTCCTACAACCCTTCTACTGCAATTGATGTAGCGTTTAAACTGCTGGAGATGCTTACATCTGCTGATAATTGCCGCAGGGTAAAGGAACTAATGGGGTTTTAAGAAGTGTAATGAAGTGTTTTCAATCTTGTCTTACGCACATAACCCATCGAACTATATGAAAATTAGTAATATGGACCATAAGCAGGAAATATTGTATAATTTAACTAGAGTAAGGGGACGTTCACACTTGTACTGTATTTATAATTTATGTAAGAATGAGCTGTCCCGCACCTGCCTATGCAAATGAACTGCTTCGGACCTGCCCTTACCTTTCACGATTCATTAATTCATTTTCCACTTTACATTCAAATATAATTAAGAAAGGAGCTAATCTAAGACTATACCCATTAATACTAAAAGAGGAGTGAAAATATGGCTAATTTAAAATTTGATGAAAAAGAGCTTAAAGTTGTAGGTGAATTACCGGGAAGGTTTGGCGGGCCGCCTACACCTTTGTATGACTTTCCTGTATCCCGCAAAAAAGCTTATCTTTCAGCAATAAAGAAAGATCCAATCTGGCAAATTACCACTGTCGAGACCCGTTCCATCATGCCTAAGGCCAATCCTGACAATGTTGCCCGTGCATTTGTAGTTGAAGACACCATGATGCCTGCAGAGCAAGGCGGCGGAAAAGACATGTTCGGTATTGAATGGGTATATATCCCTGTAGCAGGGGGAAGCATTGTAAAACCCGGCAATCCTTTGCTTGAAGATGCAAATGAATGGGAAGAAAAGATAGTATGGCCTGATATTGACAGCTGGGACTGGGAAACAAGCGCCAAGAACACACACCTTACTGATGAAGTGTATAACAATGTCTGGATGCAAAATGGATGGTTCGAAAGGATTATTTCTTTTATGGATTTTCCGAATGCTGCCATGGCTATGATTGATGATGAACAGAAAGATGCGATAAAAGACCTGCTTGACAAAATTTCAGATCTTTACATAAAAATTATAGACAAGCATCTTGAATATTTCCCGGGCATAGACGGATTTT
The sequence above is a segment of the Oxobacter pfennigii genome. Coding sequences within it:
- a CDS encoding DJ-1/PfpI family protein, translated to MKKVLLLLANGFEAYEASVFSDVLGWNKLEGDGTTLVVTAGMRQKLKCTWNFTVIPEIQVSEINVNDYDALAIPGGFEEAGFYEDAFSEEFLNIIRQFNSTGRIIASICVGALPIGKSGILKGRNGTTYNLNGSRRQRQLSEFGVNIVNESIVIDNNVITSYNPSTAIDVAFKLLEMLTSADNCRRVKELMGF
- a CDS encoding uroporphyrinogen decarboxylase family protein, with the protein product MANLKFDEKELKVVGELPGRFGGPPTPLYDFPVSRKKAYLSAIKKDPIWQITTVETRSIMPKANPDNVARAFVVEDTMMPAEQGGGKDMFGIEWVYIPVAGGSIVKPGNPLLEDANEWEEKIVWPDIDSWDWETSAKNTHLTDEVYNNVWMQNGWFERIISFMDFPNAAMAMIDDEQKDAIKDLLDKISDLYIKIIDKHLEYFPGIDGFYMHDDWGAQKDTFFSPATVAELIVPAMRKVTDHLHSKGLVADFHSCGMIEKQVPNIIAAGWDTWSPQPMNDTHMIYEKYGDKLVIGVVPDPLPPDATEAEQREAAAKFVEKFCKPGKPATIGYSGAAVLTPAYREELYKLSRTKYSEI